CAAATTGTAGTAGTAGTATTGAATTATCAGACTCAAACCCTTTAGAGTTAGGAACAGCATTTTTATTTGCATTTTTATTTATTGTAACTATGATGATTACAAATTTTGTAGTTGATAATTTTGGAGCAACAGGATTAAATGTACTATCTTTAATAATTGGATTTACAGATATTGACCCATTTGTTTTATCTTTATTAGCTGGGAAATATAATATAGATACTGGAGCAGTTGCATCTGCTGTTATAATTGCTTCTGGAAGTAATAATATTTTAAAAGCAGTATATACAATCTGGTTTGGGAAACAAAAAGCAATTTCTGGGTTTGTATTTTTAGCTCTTTTAGGTATTTTAACAATAGTTGTAGGATTATTTTTATAATTTTCCTACATATGGTTACACTTTTATTAAAATTTAGTATAAGTTTTTAAAATAAATGTAAATAAAATAAATTTTTGATATAATCAGAAAAATTAAAATATTGATAATCGATGAGTATAAAACTTACAGCAGAAGTTTAACTAAAACACTATACTCATCGCTTATTAATTTATAGCTCTATCTATTTTACTAAGATAACTCTTTTATGTATTCAATATATTTTTTTGCAAAAGTATTTAATGTCTCTTCACTCAATTTTTTTTCTGTTCCATAAGTAATAAAAGGTTTTTTATAATCCATTTTTATATAGTTTGCAGTACCAAAAAATGGAAAAAGAAACTCTTCAACAGTTTTTTTGTCTTTACCTGATTCACAAAATGCTTTTTCATCTCCTCCACAACTAACAGCAATAGCAAAAGACTTATTTTCTAAATTATAATTATTTCCATATGCAAAATTATGTTCAAGTACAATATCAAAATACTCTTTTAAAAGAGAAGGTGAACTAAACCAGTACATTGGGAATTGGAAAACTATAACATCATGCTTTAATAATAGTTCTTGTTCTTCTTTTGAATTTATTTCAAAATCTTTGAATTTTGAGTACAAATTATTTATTGTTACATTTTCAAGTGTATTAATTGCATTGAAAAGTTTTTTATTTACAACTGATTTCTCAAAATTTGGGTGAACTAAATTTACTAATATTTTCTTCATATTAAATCCTTTTTTTATAAATTTTGATAGTATTATATTAAAATACAAAATAAAATGTAAGTATGTACTTTTATGTAATATACTATCAAAAAGGAAAGTGTATATGAAAGAAAAAGAATCTAAGAATATAACTGAGACACCATTTGGCTATACTTTATCTTTAATTTCAGGGAAATGGAAGATGATAATTTTATATCTATTATCAGAACATGAAGTTATTAGGTATAACGAATTGCAAAGAAAAATAGGTGGTATTACTTATAAAATGCTTAGTTCTCAGCTAAAAGAATTAGAATCAGATGAATTGATTAATAGAAAAGAGTATCCAATGATACCACCAAAAGTTGAATATAGTTTAACAAATCGTGGCAAATCACTTATTCCTATTTTAGATGGAATGTGTCGTTGGGGTTCAAAAGAGAGACCTGAACTACTTTGTATTGTATAAATGTTTTTTATAGTTCCATTTTCTTTAAATAATCACTAATCTTTGGAATATTATCTTTTCTACAAATTAGGCAAGTTGGTATATTTGCTTCAGTTTTTGGCAAAATAGTAATTTTTATATCTTTATCATATCCCATTTTCTTTACTATACTTATAGGAAGTAAAGTTTTTCCCATTCCAACTTTTATACAAGATAAAATTGTCTCTAAATTACCAAAAGATAAGCTTTTTTCAACATAGATATTTTTTTGTTTATAATAACTTTTTAAAAACTCATCATATACACAACCATCTTTAAAGGTCAAAGTTACATTTGGAGTATTTTTCTCTTGAGGTTCCAAAATAGCAATTTCTTCTTCAAATTTTTTTAAAACCATTAAACTATCATTTGTGGGCTCACCACTAACAAAGGCAATATCAACTTTATAATCTAAGATTAATTGCATAATATCTTTTGTAGTTCCTGTAAAAAGTTCAAGTTGTGTATTTGGAAAATCTTTGTGAAGTTTTAGTAAAAAAGGGGAGATTCTTACAACTGCATTACAATCAGTTGAGCCAATCTTTAAAGAACTTAATATGGTATCTTCACATAAACTAGCTATTGAGCTTTCCATTTTATGAATTATCTCCAAAGCTTGTGGGTAAAATTTATCTCCATTTGAAGTTAAAATTACCCCTTTTGGAACTCTATGAAAAAGTTCTAATCCTAAGATTTTTTCAAGCTGTTTTACTCTTGAAGTTACATTTGATTGTGTACATTTTAGTTCATTTGATGCAATAGAGATACTTTTATGGTTTGCAACACTTACAAAAACTTTTAATAAATTTAAATCCATATCATTTTCCCTTATATCACCTATCATTATTGATTATTTGACATAGAATAATCTTTAGTGATATGATAACAAAATTTTGACAAGGATGAGATAATGTTAAAACTTTTTGATAGGAATAATAATATAGCAATTTTAATAGCAGGTATTTTTTCTATAATTATTGGTTTAGGAGTTGCTAGATTTGCTTTTACTGGGCTAATTCCTGCTATGTTGGATGATTATTTAAGTATAAAATTTGTAGGAATTTTAGCATCATTAAATTTTGCTGGATATTTAAGTGGATCACTATTTTCAATATTTATTAAAGATATAAATGTAAAAGTTTATTTGTATAGATTTGGAGTTGTTTTAGCAATTCTTACAACATTTGTTTTATCATATAGTGATAATAACACACTTTGGATGATATCAAGGGTATTAGCTGGTTTTGCAGGAGCTATGTGTTTGATTGTTGGGACAGCAATTGTTATGCAGAAATTAACTATTAAAAGTAAAACAAAAGCTATGGGGATTCATTTTAGTGGGATTGGATTTTCAATTTTAACAACAGATTTAATTGCAAGATTTATTTTGAGTTTAAATTATACTTGGAGAGATTCTTGGAGTGTTTTAGCAATATTTGCAATAATTTTATCATTTTATAGTGTTTACATTTTATCTTTTGATAAAGAGGTTAAGCAAAAAGCAGTTAAAACAAAATTTGATTTCTCTATTTTTACTCCTTTTGTAATAGTTTTGATTATGGCATATTTCGCTGAAGGTGTCGGATTTGTCGTACAAGCTACATTTTTACCTGATATTATAAATAATCTTAAAGGGTTAGAAGGGTATGGGAGTATTACTTGGACACTTGTTGGGGTTGCTGGAATACCATCTTGTATTATTTGGATGCTATTAGCACATAGATTTGGAAGTTCAAATATAATTATAATTGCTTTATTACTACAAGCAGTTGGTATTTTGATACCAGTTTTTTCTACAAATGTTTACCTAAATCTTTTAAGTGGAGTTTTATATGGAGGAACATTTATAGGGCTTGTTGCACTTTTTATGAATCTTGGAGGACAATTATCAAAAGGAAATCCAGTAGTTTTAATGGGTGCTTTAACAACTTCTTATGGAATAGGGCAGGTAATTGCACCATTATATAGTGTATATTTTATTGAAAAATATGGAAGTTATGATTATGCACTTATTTTAACAGCTATTATTGTAGTTGGTGGAGCTATTTTACTATTAATGGCAAAGAAATTTGAGCCAAAAGATATAGATTAAAAAGTTAATTCTATATCTTTTAACTTAGAGATTAAATTTTCGTTATTTTGTGTAGGAACATCTAAAACTATAATATTCGATTTATGAGTTATTTTTAGTTTTGTTGCACCAAACTCTTCTAAACTTGTAATTAGTTTTTCTAAATCTTTTTTTGAGATTTTTGCACTTTTTGATTTAAATCCTATAAAAGAGTAACCACTTTTTACACTCTCATTTATTCCCATTCTTGGTTTTTTTGGCTCTATTCTTGTATTTATAAAACAAGGGTCTTGAATTTTAAAATCTAGCATAGATGATAAAATATTGTTAAAATTTATTAATTCTAAATTTTTTATAAAGCTTTCAAAATTAGTAGATTCTTGTTCTTCTCTTGGACCAAAATCTTTATAAATATTTGCAATAGCTCTAGCTGTTGGGATAATTTGAGAGCTTGTTATATTTCCAATGTAAGTATCTAAGATTTTTACATCAAATACTATTTTATCTTTTACATTTTTAGAGGCATTAAAACTAACATCAGGAGTAAATCCTGCATCACAACCCTCACGGTAACCACTTATTGCAAACTGTAAAGAGTTTGGTAGATTAAAGAAGTTTTTATTTCCAACAAAAGTTTTATTTAATTTATTTGCTAACTCTTCAACATCAAAGATTTGAGTTTTATCAAGACCATTTACAGGGCAAGTTATAACTTTCTTTATACTATGTCCTGATTCAAAAAAGCTTGATAAATCTTGCTCTTTTAAAAGATTAAATATTTTTGGAAGAGAAAAAAGCTTTAAATTTTTAAGCTCTAACTTTTGACCCTCTTTAAAGTTTAACTCTTCTATATCAAATTCGTTTAAGATATTTGATATAGTTTTTAATTGATTTAAATTTAGTTCACCTAAATTTAATGGAATTTTTAAGTTAAAAAATGTTTGTTCACTATCATTTGCATAAATTCCATACCATTTAAATCGCTCTAAATCTTCTTTTGTTACTCTTTCACCTGTAACACAATAGTAAAAAATATCAGCAATAATATCACTGCTTGATTTATCACTTTTTATTTTTTCCATATTTAAGTTGTAAGACATAAAAAACCTTTAAAAAATTTCTTTACATTCCCAGTGTGGAAAATGTTTTCTAACAAGAGCATTAAACTCTATTTCAAAAGCACTATAAGAGCTATCTTTTTTACTTTGATCACTTGATTTTGCTCTTATCATTCCAGCACCGACTGTATTATTTGTAACTCTATCAATTACAATAAAGCTACCCATTGATTTAATCTTATCATAAGTATCATAGGCGATAATTTGTTCTAAATCAAGCTTTGCTCTAGCAATTTCGTTTAGATTTAGAGTATTTGTTGCACTTCTTTCTAAAGTATTTACATCAGTTTTATAATAAAATTGGCTAATAGTTCCAACTGTTGAGCTTGTTGCTCTTTTTATAAAATATTGTTTTCCTTTTATAAGAGGATCTTCACTAAGCCATACTAGATCAACATCAAAATTATTTGCTTCATCTGCTTGTTCATCACTTTTAACAATAACATCACCACGACTTATATCAATCTCATCTTCAAGGGTAAGAGTAATTGCTTGTTCTGCATAGGCATACTCTAAATTTCCATCATAAGTTACAATCTCTTTTATTTTTGAACTTTTTTTAGATGGTAAAACAGTTATTTCATCGCCAACTTTTATAACTCCACTTGCAACTGTTCCACAAAATCCTCTAAAATCAAGATTTGGTCTATTTACATATTGAACAGGAAATCTAAAATGAGTTAAATCTCTATCACTATCAATTTGTACATTTTCTAAATGTTGCATTAGAGTTTCACCTTTATACCAAGGAGATTTACTACTTCTTTCAACTACATTATCCCCATTTAGTGCAGATAGTGGAATCAAAGTTATATTGTTTGTAAGCCCTAACTCTTTTGCAAATTTTAGATAATCCTCTTTTATATTATTAAAAATATCTTCTCTAAAATCCATCAAATCCATCTTATTTACTGCTACAACAATATGTTTTATCCCTAAAAGCTTATTTATAAAAGAGTGTCTTTTTGTTTGAGTTTGTACCCCATATCTTGCATCTATTAAAATAATTGCCAAATTTGCTGTACTTGCACCCGTTGCCATATTTCTTGTATATTGCTCATGTCCTGGAGTATCAGCAATGATAAATTTTCTTTTATCTGTTGCAAAA
The Aliarcobacter faecis genome window above contains:
- a CDS encoding YbfB/YjiJ family MFS transporter, translated to MLKLFDRNNNIAILIAGIFSIIIGLGVARFAFTGLIPAMLDDYLSIKFVGILASLNFAGYLSGSLFSIFIKDINVKVYLYRFGVVLAILTTFVLSYSDNNTLWMISRVLAGFAGAMCLIVGTAIVMQKLTIKSKTKAMGIHFSGIGFSILTTDLIARFILSLNYTWRDSWSVLAIFAIILSFYSVYILSFDKEVKQKAVKTKFDFSIFTPFVIVLIMAYFAEGVGFVVQATFLPDIINNLKGLEGYGSITWTLVGVAGIPSCIIWMLLAHRFGSSNIIIIALLLQAVGILIPVFSTNVYLNLLSGVLYGGTFIGLVALFMNLGGQLSKGNPVVLMGALTTSYGIGQVIAPLYSVYFIEKYGSYDYALILTAIIVVGGAILLLMAKKFEPKDID
- a CDS encoding sulfite reductase translates to MSYNLNMEKIKSDKSSSDIIADIFYYCVTGERVTKEDLERFKWYGIYANDSEQTFFNLKIPLNLGELNLNQLKTISNILNEFDIEELNFKEGQKLELKNLKLFSLPKIFNLLKEQDLSSFFESGHSIKKVITCPVNGLDKTQIFDVEELANKLNKTFVGNKNFFNLPNSLQFAISGYREGCDAGFTPDVSFNASKNVKDKIVFDVKILDTYIGNITSSQIIPTARAIANIYKDFGPREEQESTNFESFIKNLELINFNNILSSMLDFKIQDPCFINTRIEPKKPRMGINESVKSGYSFIGFKSKSAKISKKDLEKLITSLEEFGATKLKITHKSNIIVLDVPTQNNENLISKLKDIELTF
- the cysN gene encoding sulfate adenylyltransferase subunit CysN, which gives rise to MEKIDDIKAYLKEHENKQLLRFITCGNVDDGKSTLIGRLLHDSKMIFEDQLASIKKDSKKNNSTDNEFDLSLLVDGLQSEREQGITIDVAYRYFATDKRKFIIADTPGHEQYTRNMATGASTANLAIILIDARYGVQTQTKRHSFINKLLGIKHIVVAVNKMDLMDFREDIFNNIKEDYLKFAKELGLTNNITLIPLSALNGDNVVERSSKSPWYKGETLMQHLENVQIDSDRDLTHFRFPVQYVNRPNLDFRGFCGTVASGVIKVGDEITVLPSKKSSKIKEIVTYDGNLEYAYAEQAITLTLEDEIDISRGDVIVKSDEQADEANNFDVDLVWLSEDPLIKGKQYFIKRATSSTVGTISQFYYKTDVNTLERSATNTLNLNEIARAKLDLEQIIAYDTYDKIKSMGSFIVIDRVTNNTVGAGMIRAKSSDQSKKDSSYSAFEIEFNALVRKHFPHWECKEIF
- a CDS encoding NAD(P)H-dependent oxidoreductase, giving the protein MKKILVNLVHPNFEKSVVNKKLFNAINTLENVTINNLYSKFKDFEINSKEEQELLLKHDVIVFQFPMYWFSSPSLLKEYFDIVLEHNFAYGNNYNLENKSFAIAVSCGGDEKAFCESGKDKKTVEEFLFPFFGTANYIKMDYKKPFITYGTEKKLSEETLNTFAKKYIEYIKELS
- a CDS encoding LysR family transcriptional regulator, translating into MDLNLLKVFVSVANHKSISIASNELKCTQSNVTSRVKQLEKILGLELFHRVPKGVILTSNGDKFYPQALEIIHKMESSIASLCEDTILSSLKIGSTDCNAVVRISPFLLKLHKDFPNTQLELFTGTTKDIMQLILDYKVDIAFVSGEPTNDSLMVLKKFEEEIAILEPQEKNTPNVTLTFKDGCVYDEFLKSYYKQKNIYVEKSLSFGNLETILSCIKVGMGKTLLPISIVKKMGYDKDIKITILPKTEANIPTCLICRKDNIPKISDYLKKMEL
- a CDS encoding winged helix-turn-helix transcriptional regulator → MKEKESKNITETPFGYTLSLISGKWKMIILYLLSEHEVIRYNELQRKIGGITYKMLSSQLKELESDELINRKEYPMIPPKVEYSLTNRGKSLIPILDGMCRWGSKERPELLCIV